In one window of Vanrija pseudolonga chromosome 5, complete sequence DNA:
- the Vps8 gene encoding Vacuolar protein sorting-associated protein 8, which produces MSISPNRTQSSADDTPRRRRDSAGSDPVDDNAKAPVEPQALPHPSAWSANMSRNVKPPPLWRQMSDRGFVEDEDDPEEGPSDYWRRHSPTLAPDDHGHPLESPTWLRSGATALETIEADGDDTDAAEYSKRIEQVLSLANDSPVATPTKLHSSHGDTDDEGWGDYHPPQGLGYDEAVRAVLQDGDKGEEEFGAFHASPPLPSGSAPSTPTGSVFGLDRSLVRGSPSGPSRSYLHPSVSRLRSQPTTLRFPSSSSYLSVASAEQQINRIPSQFSLSRSESFSNASASGPSRPLVPAPVPHPDIADGMKNQGPAFTFHPLRHLSAHLFNRTKNGSKSSSAPAPPSTASEDGPSTEGASEAGYGVPTVMDINGMVAVGTDGGWVVVYGFGQEVRCVVGNEAIAASSGPVTAVTICPDQTFIGVGHASGNIYLYDLANPSKPARTALALNLRSVLSGRKEGHLQGSRILHIGFVGKRHTSIVTGDEDGRAFWFSLGRVMGVDSTDVVRMLGSYPERERPDSTSAATNAVAESPRADARTSAPSSLRSQPAKRPTTLFATLPLPLGTAAHATDEFHFSALLTPVKLVVVGMKPSAKTWFRKMRDSAGGPYGGYVASAAWLKSGEVASSDPNANPSDPVLAYSWGTSLRFLRVRIATTTANKKAEPVKTPEFVEGRRWEAPNPIQSLHWFDSDHVLLLTASEIILLNVRSLSPVEITPLQTKLLTSQDFYSGLSVRKGTIGAVPNSFASSVRTHRSKLFLLTKANVQVGTLQHWNDRVLTNVHRGDFLAAINLALAYYEGRAPGNTINLSDDPEERRQVVGTRVRELMRASLEWAFSEERMHDDTHFSADGRGVDLTALFEGLATACIDACLAMDDTAFLFDETYEHFANAGIQGIFLTRLEGYIFEGRISDVPPSAVQALIRLHDDRGEYALAEAVIWHIEPSSLDINQAVNLCTKHRLWDALIYVYTCAMGDYIAPIVKLITIVCDIQRHRAERPSLVGGEGSGGEDEERLAPDAYKLYAYIANVLSGLWYPSDEVMRDPEATRARNDAYGMLFSDCNVYWPEGSHELVLTEQDDGIYGEPPYPYLRLLLRFDTEAFLHAMDIAFEDPYLNDPSRAINRQSIINLMLDVMDSGFHSCDVTFLHIFVARNLPKYPQFIFIPPSTSHRILVSLAADPDQSTREDRQLAAEYMLSAYTPHDSEEMLVRFEEAGFFRILRSAYRRDRKWGALIQSLLKDPETDSTVFSSLDDIVAAAKASTRIVPFDVTRTVSEALPQLFSHSIRETARFINRSVPALHETAIAALNGSEHKQLVYLRCLLDPTADEGEVDGVEPPSKGASQAHLDVGARHQYLKLLTAHEPAAVVPFLDLRGPKFFDLPRLAEEFESAGQPEGQLWALDRQGKTSEAFETVTSVLAVTGSDLAEGLVKSAEGDVDVALKTLSGVAHMAVRLCREHSTEGAHVEDMWFGVLHAITDLVHQMSALSKPDPTSGTLAPLNTTALENLRGLVQDTLQALLSTSSSTTPSFASLFKRLVEAAPSDSKRKNKKGKNKKSDGTPGARAYSEFRTILSGMLDSFKGDADVLALSTRLVDADVYDLLEEKVAKTQAGWRSTQTVCSVCNKELWTSKADGTRAADDDKVAIRADGRAVHLRCESPAPVVEEP; this is translated from the exons ACACCACGCCGTCGCAGAGACTCGGCAGGCAGTGACCCCGTCGATGACAACGCCAAGGCACCGGTGGAGCCTCAGGCTCTCCCTCATCCATCAGCCTGGTCCGCCAACATGTCTCGAAACGTAAAGCCGCCACCACTGTGGAGGCAGATGAGCGACCGGGGGTTCGTGGAAGATGAAGATGATCCAGAAGAGGGACCAAGTGACTACTGGCGGCGTCACTCTCCGACACTGGCACCAGACGATCATGGTCACCCGCTGGAGAGTCCGACGTGGCTTCGTTCCGGCGCGACTGCTCTCGAAACCATCgaggcggacggcgacgacaccgaTGCCGCAGAGTACTCGAAGAGGATAGAACAGGTCCTGTCTCTTGCCAATGACAGCCCAGTTGCCACACCAACAAAACTTCATTCATCCCACGGtgacacggacgacgagggctggGGCGATTACCACCCTCCGCAGGGGCTAGGCTATGACGAGGCGGTCCGGGCAGTCTTGCAAGATGGTGACAAGGGAGAGGAAGAGTTTGGTGCATTCCACGCTTCTCCACCT CTACCCTCGGGAAGCGCTCCATCGACACCGACTGGGTCTGTATTCGGTCTGGACAGAAGCCTGGTGCGAGGGAGCCCGAGTGGACCGTCACGATCATACCTCC ACCCTTCAGTGTCAAGGCTGCGTTCACAGCCGACAACTCTTCGCTTCCCTTCATCCTCCTCTTACCTGTCAGTGGCCTCTGCTGAGCAACAAATCAATCGGATCCCAAGCCAGTTTTCGCTGTCCCGCTCGGAATCCTTCTCAAACGCCTCGGCCTCTGGGCCATCTCGTCCTCTTGTCCCTGCACCGGTCCCCCACCCCGATATTGCAGATGGCATGAAGAACCAAGGACCGGCCTTCACCTTCCATCCGCTTCGGCATCTCTCGGCTCATCTATTCAATCGCACAAAGAATGGGTCCAAGTCTTCATCtgccccagccccaccaTCTACGGCTTCAGAAGATGGCCCAAGCACAGAGGGTGCATCCGAAGCTGGCTACGGGGTACCGACGGTGATGGACATCAATGGCATGGTCGCTGTTGGCACAGATGGGGGTTGGGTTGTCGTTTATGGCTTTGGACAAGAAGTCCGTTGCGTGGTCGGAAACGAGGCAATAG CTGCATCCTCTGGCCCCGTCACCGCTGTGACAATCTGCCCGGATCAGACGTTTATTGGCGTTGGCCATGCCAGTGGTAACATCTACTTGTACGACCTGGCCAACCCCTCCAAACCTGCTCGGACAGCTTTGGCCCTTAATCTCCGCTCAGTCCTTTCGGGACGAAAGGAAGGCCATCTTCAAGGCAGCCGAATCCTCCACATTGGCTTTGTCGGCAAGCGTCACACGTCCATTGTTACGGGCGACGAAGACGGTCGGGCTTTCTGGTTCAGTCTCGGCCGTGTCATGGGAGTCGACAGCACCGATGTTGTGCGCATGCTTGGGTCATACCCGGAACGAGAGCGACCCGATTCAACCAGCGCTGCGACCAACGCCGTGGCAGAGTCGCCGCGCGCTGATGCTCGCACTTCAGCACCGAGTTCACTTCGGTCACAGCCAGCAAAGCGGCCGACTACGTTGTTCGCCACGCTCCCACTACCTCTAGGCACCGCTGCGCACGCGACCGACGAGTTCCACTTCTCAGCCCTGCTCACCCCGGTCAAGCTTGTCGTTGTCGGCATGAAGCCTTCTGCCAAGACTTGGTTTAGGAAGATGCGCGACTCGGCTGGTGGGCCATACGGCGGATATGTCGCCAGTGCAGCATGGCTCAAGTCGGGCGAGGTTGCCTCAAGCGACCCCAACGCCAACCCATCGGATCCCGTGCTAGCTTACTCCTGGGGCACATCTCTGCGTTTCTTAAGGGTGCGCATTGCAACAACGACCGCAAACAAGAAGGCAGAGCCTGTCAAGACTCCCGAGTTTGTCGAGGGGCGACGATGGGAGGCTCCTAATCCCATTCAGTCGTTACACTGGTTTGATTCAGAC catgtcctcctcctcacggcGTCCGAGATCATTCTTCTCAACGTTCGCTCATTGTCTCCCGTTGAGATCACACCCCTGCAGACAAAGCTCCTTACATCGCAAGACTTCTACTCTGGCTTGAGCGTGCGCAAAGGGACCATTGGCGCTGTGCCAAACTCTTTTGCCAGCAGCGTGCGAACCCATCGGAGCAAGCTCTTCTTGCTCACCAAAGCCAATGTCCAAGTTGGAACCTTGCAGCACTGGAATGACCGCGTCCTCACCAATGTCCACCGCGGTGATTTCCTGGCTGCCATCAATCTGGCACTTGCATACTACGAGGGCAGAGCACCGGGCAACACGATCAACCTGTCCGATGACCCGGAAGAGCGCCGCCAAGTGGTCGGCACTCGCGTCCGAGAGCTCATGCGGGCGTCATTGGAATGGGCGTTCTCAGAGGAGCGCATGCATGACGACACCCACTTTAGTGCCGATGGCCGAGGTGTGGATCTCACCGCGCTCTTTGAAGGCCTTGCAACCGCCTGCATCGATGCTTGCCTGGCAATGGATGACACAGCCTTCCTGTTCGACGAGACATACGAGCACTTTGCAAACGCGGGCATCCAGGGTATTTTCCTCACACGCCTGGAGGGGTACATCTTTGAGGGTCGCATCTCCGACGTCCCGCCATCGGCAGTCCAGGCGCTCATCAGGCTacacgacgaccgcggcgagTATGCactggccgaggccgtcatCTGGCACATTGAGCCCAGCTCATTGGACATCAACCAAGCCGTCAACCTGTGCACAAAGCATAGACTATGGGATGCCCTCATCTATGTGTACACCTGTGCAATGGGAGACTACATTGCGCCGATTGTCAAGCTCATCACCATCGTCTGTGATATCCAACGCCACCGGGCGGAAAGGCCGAGCCTCGTTGGCGGAGAGGGCAGTGGCGGAGAGGACGAAGAACGACTTGCGCCCGACGCATACAAGCTGTACGCATACATCGCCAACGTTCTCTCTGGCCTCTGGTACCCGTCCGATGAGGTTATGCGCGACCCGGAAGCGACTCGGGCGCGGAACGATGCCTATGGGATGCTCTTTTCCGACTGCAACGTCTACTGGCCAGAGGGCTCTCACGAACTGGTTCTTACCGAGCAAGACGATGGTATCTACGGCGAGCCGCCATACCCATACCTCAGGCTTCTGCTTCGCTTTGACACCGAAGCATTCCTCCACGCAATGGACATTGCGTTTGAAGACCCGTACCTCAACGACCCGTCACGCGCAATCAACCGGCAGAGCATCATCAACCTCATGCTCGACGTTATGGACAGCGGTTTCCACTCCTGCGACGTCACCTTCCTGCACATCTTTGTTGCACGCAACCTCCCCAAGTACCCTCAATTCATCTTCATTCCGCCGTCAACATCACATCGCATCCTCGTCAGCCTGGCCGCGGATCCCGACCAGTCCACTCGCGAGGACAGGCAACTGGCAGCCGAGTACATGCTCTCTGCATACACCCCTCACGACTCGGAGGAAATGCTCGTCAGATTTGAGGAAGCAGGCTTCTTCCGCATCCTCCGCTCGGCGTACCGACGAGACCGCAAATGGGGTGCCCTCATTCAGTCTCTCCTGAAGGACCCCGAGACCGACTCCACTGTCTTCAgcagcctcgacgacattgtgGCGGCCGCCAAAGCGAGCACCCGCATTGTGCCGTTCGATGTCACTCGAACTGTTTCTGAGGCGCTGCCCCAGCTGTTCAGCCACAGCATTCGCGAAACTGCTAGGTTCATTAATCGTTCGGTCCCCGCGCTCCACGAGACCGCCATCGCTGCTCTCAACGGGTCTGAGCACAAGCAGCTCGTGTACCTGCGCTGCCTCCTGGATCCCACGGCCGATGAAGGAGAAGTGGACGGGGTCGAGCCACCGAGCAAAGGAGCTTCCCAGGCCCATCTCGATGTCGGCGCACGGCACCAGTATCTCAAGCTGTTGACTGCTCACGAGCCGGCTGCCGTTGTGCCGTTCCTCGATCTGCGTGGACCCAAGTTCTTCGACCTGCCGCGGCTCGCAGAGGAGTTTGAGAGTGCTGGCCAACCCGAAGGCCAGCTGTGGGCGCTTGACAGGCAGGGTAAAACCTCGGAGGCCTTTGAGACTGTCACGTCGGTTTTGGCTGTGACGGGTTCCGACCTCGCGGAGGGCCTTGTCAAATCGGCAGAAGGCGACGTTGACGTTGCCCTCAAGACGTTATCTGGTGTGGCTCACATGGCCGTGCGCCTATGCCGCGAGCACTCTACAGAAGGAGCCCATGTCGAGGACATGTGGTTTGGCGTGCTGCACGCCATCACCGACCTTGTTCACCAGATGTCAGCTCTTAGCAAGCCTGACCCGACCTCAGGTACTCTGGCCCCTCTCAACACCACGGCTCTTGAGAATCTGCGGGGACTCGTGCAAGACACTCTCCAGGCCCTACTCTCGACGTCGTCTTCTACGACGCCGTCCTTTGCCAGTCTCTTCAAGCGTCTCGTCGAAGCTGCTCCTTCCGACTCGAAGCGCAAGaacaagaagggcaagaacaAGAAGAGTGACGGCACTCCTGGGGCGCGAGCCTACTCCGAGTTCCGAACCATCCTGTCCGGAATGCTCGACTCGTTCAAGGGCGACGCCGATGTTCTGGCACTCAGCACTCGTCTTGTCGATGCCGACGTCTATGACCTCTTGGAGGAGAAGGTCGCCAAGACCCAGGCGGGCTGGCGTTCCACGCAAACAGTGTGTTCAGTCTGCAACAAGGAGCTGTGGACATCGAAGGCGGATGGTACCCGGGcagcagacgacgacaaggttGCCATTCGGGCCGACGGCCGAGCCGTCCACTTGCGATGCGAGAGCCCGGCACCGGTTGTAGAGGAGCCATGA
- the ask1 gene encoding DASH complex subunit ask1 codes for MSGSNPGGGAPTHPALLQPPFFAVDGISPSTPITSQMEQIDQLNTLLLQEIDANFARFHQVVTARILPEIKRFSLESRTTREAADFHRGFYEAAAQVQTHPHGEDPSQSTSQSEIYASSPQPTEYDDHTFTLRRGAEDSTVHLDDRTHAEGSFMFEPGPGASSTPLPSRTADPDASWEESMGSPFERVDRQLGGLRLEDTSSDLPTPSLPSGYRLPNLGSDSSTFNASTGTVDRADVPSLQYKPQPPGGGSTPRAAATGRRTPTRSGTSFLSAKGHPTPRLIDLSNTPLSAKISRTNPSGPLRFDDDDDDDFGMSPPVTMNFGRLPSLPPRAQAIFSAGTPAKASAFSTGPAAAPSSTILDPEPPAEPPAAVVEQAHEIGDLLDEITRGYDDYEPSPRMPTPAGLGRYSILPSDFGPGRRLFEESPVAPPEAARSSRPRQSVANTSYGSDIQTTNDGPGQFIDDDESFDDNDDTFSSAGGETVHQPVAQQAYLDNSYFSDADGDASLYAAQLYAAQRVEVTDTHVGGGDGNDASLVFGRPGGGAAGQAFALLQQDDMVTYHGGRLEDAQIPGSPTRRRS; via the coding sequence ATGTCTGGATCCAATccgggcggcggtgccccGACTcaccccgccctcctccagccTCCCTTCTTCGCCGTCGACGGTATCAGCCCTAGCACGCCAATAACGTCTCAGATGGAGCAGATTGACCAGCTCAACACGCTGCTCCTGCAGGAGATTGACGCGAATTTCGCGCGTTTCCACCAGGTCGTCACGGCGCGCATCTTGCCCGAAATCAAGCGCTTCTCGCTCGAGAGCCGGACgacgcgcgaggccgccgacttTCACAGAGGGTTCTACGAGGCGGCCGCACAGGTGCAGACGCACCCGCACGGCGAGGACCCTTCCCAAAGCACATCCCAGTCCGAGATctacgcgtcgtcgccccagCCGACAGAGTACGACGACCACACGTTCACGTTGCGCCGCGGGGCCGAGGACTCGACCGTCCACCTCGATGACAGGACACATGCCGAGGGCTCGTTCATGTTCGAGCCGGGACCCGGAGCTTCGAGCACGCCTCTGCCGTCGCGGAcggccgaccccgacgctAGCTGGGAGGAGAGCATGGGCAGTCCGTTTGAACGCGTCGACCgacagctcggcggcctccgGCTGGAAGACACCAGCAGCGACCTTCCGACTCCTTCCCTGCCCAGCGGGTACAGACTGCCAAACCTTGGCAGCGACAGCTCGACCTTCAACGCGAGTACAGGGaccgtcgaccgcgccgatgTCCCGTCCTTGCAGTACAAGCCCCAGCCACCCGGCGGCGGGTCGACGCcccgtgctgctgctacagggcggaggacgccgaccagGAGCGGCACAAGCTTCCTCTCGGCCAAGGGACACCCAACGCCGCGGCTCATCGACCTCAGCAATACCCCGCTCAGCGCCAAGATCTCGAGGACGAACCCGTCTGGGCCGCTGCggtttgacgacgacgacgatgacgacttTGGCATGTCGCCTCCAGTCACGATGAACTTTGGGCGGCTGCCGTCCCTCCCGCCGCGGGCGCAGGCAATATTCAGCGCAGGGACGCCAGCCAAGGCTTCTGCATTTTCCACTGGGCCTgcagccgcgccgtcgtcaaccaTCTTGGATCCAGAGCCGCCCGCAGAGCCGCcagctgccgtcgtcgagcaggcacACGAGATTGGagacctgctcgacgagatTACGCGCGGCTACGATGACTACGAGCCGAGCCCGCGGATGCCGACTCCCGCCGGGCTCGGGCGATACTCTATCCTGCCTAGCGACTTTGGTCCCGGGCGGCGGCTGTTCGAGGAGAGCCCCGtggcgccgcccgaggccgcgcgctccagccgccctcgccaaTCGGTCGCCAACACGAGCTATGGCAGCGATATCCAGACGACCAACGATGGCCCAGGCCAGTttatcgacgacgacgagtcgtttgacgacaatgacgacacgttcagctcggccggcggcgagacggTTCACCAGCccgtcgcgcagcaggcaTACCTCGACAACAGCTACTTTTCTGAtgcggacggcgacgcgtcACTGTATGCTGCGCAGCTGTATGCTGCGCAGAGAGTCGAGGTCACGGATACGCACGTTGGCGGAGGCGACGGTAACGACGCGTCGCTCGTTTTTGGTCGgcccggcggtggcgccgccggccaggCGTTTGCGCTTCTGCAGCAAGACGACATGGTCACGTATCATGGCGGTCGACTCGAGGACGCCCAGATCCCAGGCAGTCCAACTCGCCGACGATCTTGA
- the USP22 gene encoding Ubiquitin carboxyl-terminal hydrolase 22, whose amino-acid sequence MIAQPTLPSVESDTSICPHLRALVERRRATPPAQVKTEPGEGASSNGTPATASPAKDTSARALAEKRFSEVVRWGALDQGAKRKKTAPPECHECGSVLARPWACLTCNFIGCAPVHASSSRSVHRDCMPNHFAQSTRCEFAVDPITGAIFCSECDDTVYSDAFEALFRTVRIRVEEEHDQSREGSLLGGGRGRGRGHWKPWDGEPLGGDLARASCRGLRPLLNLSQTCFLSSILQALIHNPLLKAYFLSDKHNRHVCTNGSRGLAVGRPFIGTETPGGSSTPADREKGCMCCEMDRAFEEFHNDDTSPFGPVTMLYSMWHASAELEGYGQQDAHSFFLAALDQIHAHAKGQLSSCNCIAHQTFAGSLVSTVTCSSCQTTSTTVDPTLDIQLDFPHDSTASSLTLGTLLRRFCADERIGGDHGKGYDCSSCGGGRGVVATRKLSIKKLPPVLSFQLKRFAHNSTSSKVETPVKFPSRLDMRPYVEGSSGTASKTPSVDGDAPEDDLPSSLYAYDLFAVVTHEGKLDNGHYWADVRSGDEWWHCDDDKVTPTTLARALGQKAYMLFYVRRSLAYGQPMSTLLAANAANAAAANSSASKTVNGSANGTA is encoded by the exons ATGATAGCACAGCCGACGCTCCCCTCGGTCGAGAGCGACACCTCAATCTGTCCGCATCTCCGGGCACTGGtcgaacgccgccgcgccaccccgccggcgcaggtCAAGACCGAGCCTGGCGAGGGAGCCTCGTCCaacggcacgccggcgaccgcCAGCCCGGCCAAGGACACATcggcgcgcgctctcgccgAGAAGCGCTTCTCCGAGGTCGTGCGGTGGGGCGCCTTGGACCAGGGTGCAAAACGGAAAAAG ACCGCCCCTCCCGAGTGCCACGAGTGTGGATCGGTGCTCGCCCGTCCGTGGGCTTGCCTCACCTGCAACTTTATCGGTTGCGCCCCGGTTcacgcctcgtcctcgcgcagcgtTCACCGCGACTGCATGCCGAACCACTTTGCACAGTCGACCCGATGCGAATTTG CCGTCGACCCCATCACTGGCGCCATCTTCTGCTCAGAGTGCGATGACACTGTCTACTCGGACGCGTTCGAGGCGCTGTTCCGCACCGTCCGCATtcgggtcgaggaggagcacgaccAGTCACGTGAGGGCAGCCTGCTTGgtggcggacgcggacgaggccgTGGCCACTGGAAGCCTTGGGACGGGgagccgctcggcggcgacctaGCGAGGGCCTCGTGTAGGG GCCTCCGCCCGCTCCTCAATCTCTCGCAGACGTGCTTTCTCTCGTCCATCCTTCAGGCGCTCATCCACAACCCGCTACTCAAGGCCTACTTCCTCAGTGACAAGCACAACCGACATGTGTGTACCAACGGCTCGCGTGGCCTCGCTGTTGGCCGTCCGTTCATCGGGACGGAGACGCCGggtggcagcagcacaccAGCCGACCGAGAGAAGGGCTGCATGTGCTGCGAGATGGATCGCGCGTTCGAAGAGTtccacaacgacgacacgagCCCATTTGGGCCCGTCACCATGCTCTACTCCATGTGGCATGCCTCTGCCGAGTTGGAGGGGTATGGGCAGCAAG ACGCACATTCATTCTTCCTCGCCGCTTTGGACCAGATCCACGCCCATGCCAAGGGCCAGCTGTCGAGCTGCAACTGCATTGCGC ACCAAACATTCGCCGGTTCGCTCGTGTCCACCGTcacctgctcgtcgtgccAGACGACTTCGACTACGGTCGACCCGACCCTGGACATCCAGCTCGACTTCCCCCACGACTCGACAGCGTCATCCCTCACTCTCGGCACACTGCTGCGCCGCTTCTGTGCCGATGAGCGAATTGGCGGAGACCACGGCAAGGGGTACGACTGCAGCTCgtgcggcggtggccgcggtgtcgtcgccaccagAAAGTTATCCATCAAGAAGCTCCCTCCCGTGCTGTCATTCCAGCTCAAA CGATTTGCCCACAACTCGACATCGAGCAAGGTCGAGACGCCCGTCAAGTTCCCTAGCCGCCTCGACATGCGTCCTTATGTTGAAGGGTCGTCCGGCACGGCGTCCAAGACGCCGTCGGTTGACGGAGATGCCCCAGAGGACGACCTCCCGTCCAGTCTGTACGCGTACGACCTATTCGCAGTTGTGACACACGAAGGCAAGCTTGACAATGGCCACTACTGGGCCGATGTGcggagcggcgacgagtggtGGCATTGTGATGATGACAAGG TCACCCCAACCACCCTCGCTCGGGCTCTTGGGCAGAAGGCATACATGCTCTTCTACGTTCGGCGATCGTTGGCCTACGGCCAGCCCATGTCGACGCTTCTCGCCGCGAACGCCGCAaacgctgctgctgccaacAGCAGTGCCAGCAAGACGGTCAACGGGAGTGCGAACGGCACTGCGTAG